The Pongo abelii isolate AG06213 chromosome 7, NHGRI_mPonAbe1-v2.0_pri, whole genome shotgun sequence genome contains the following window.
TTTTTATCACTTTAAGAATACCAGTGAAATCATTTCCACCAAGCAAAAGCATGTATTCTTTGTAATGCAACACattaatctaatttaaaaaataaatttatgaacaAATTAACAGTAAAATTTATTGTTTGGTCCAagtagatgaaaaaaattaaatgtttagaaagttaaaaaaagaaagcatttaaaaaatggtaatgTTTTTCAgtgaaacaaataaatacatgcacaACTCagagaaaatagttatttttttaattctactattctttacattaaaattttgGCACCCAGGaagttttgttaattatttttgacaaattttGTGTTTAGCATGaaagaattctattttaaatagcacgtgcacacacatacagacacacgcacacacacacacacacaaagcaagcCAGCTGGCTGACTTTTGCCCTTCAAGGGCTTAATTAAAGATGCATGCAACTATCTTTACACAGAAATATGGGGATTTATTATTCCTACCAGTCCTTCCTCATGTAGTGGCTGAGAAAACGTCTGCTTATATTGTTATAAAATCTTTTCCTACATTGGCTACATCATAGATATTAGATATGGGCCATCTTTTGCCCTATAAAATCTTAAGGTTAAAGATTTAGCCACATTTTCTACAATATAAAGCTTTATTTATCTGAAAAGTCTGACAATTTTGAAAGCAAATCACAAATTTACATTAATGCACTAACTCTATTTACTGTTTTAGATTACTACAAGGGAAGACATAAATTCAAAGCAGGTTGCTCCAGTGAAAGCAGACCTGGAGTCTGAATCTTTTCGACCAAACCTAAGTGATCCCAGTGAACTTTTACTGCCAGATCAAATTGAAAAGGTATGACATGCTCACATATGTGCATTTCTGAGTGTGAGTGTGTACCCATTAGAGTAAAACAGCTTCTTTTTAGTTGTTTCTGAAGCAACAGCGTTAATGCTATTACTATTCCACTCCAGTGAAAAGAAAGAGTAAGCAAAACATAGCAACTAGTGTTAATTAAGATGTTAGGAGATTTAGGTAAGCAGACACTAAAAgccaatatttgttttattgttgtgtGCTTGTTACTTGCTTTATGTGGATTATTTCATGTAGTTGTTACAACAGCTGTAGAAATTGGATGCTCTTATTATGCACAttttttattaagttaaaaaatcGGGAGCATAGAGCGATTagtttgttcaaggtcacacagggagAAGTAATAAAGCTTGATTCCTAACTTGGATAGTCTGTCTCCCTAGCCTGTTATTTGAGagatattttaataatcaagCTAATAGTctatcaaatatttttgttaattcaaTATGGAAGGCAAAAGCATTAAGTAATCTATGTTTCTTATCTCTGTTCTAATCTGTGTCTGGTTCAGGATGattctttattttcctaatagacaattaatattttattctgagaaatgtgtaatACTTTTCAATCATCTTAGTATCTTTGAGAATAATAATTTCtactgttaatttatttttatagcctATATTGTATAAGCACCATTAAATTCCAGCTGGCATTAGTATTCTACATAATGAGCAACAAGCTATCAAGTAAATACTAACACTTTGTATTTTAAAGCTTACCAAGCATCTTCCACCAAGAACAATTGGCTATCCATGGACTCTTGTTTATGGTACTGGAAAACATGGCACAAGCTTGAAAACTCTTTATCGAACAATGACAGGTTTAGATACCCCAGTGCTGATGGTGATTAAAGACAGTGATGGACAGGTATGAAACACCAACTGCATAGATTGCTTATCCTTTAAGAGCAGTAACAGTAACTTTTAGCATATTTATTTGATAAACATTACTTTATTagtgcattttattatttaactgATAATTACTGGGTACTTTTAATATGCAAGGCAATGTTGAGTGTTACAGAGGATAGATGTGAGCATGATGATTAAGAGTTACTGCCTTCAAAGGGATTATAGAGTGGTAGAAAAGAACATTTGCACATACCAACATCTCTAATGCTGGGAAAAATGGTAGGTTTCTTAGAACCTAGAAAAAGTGAGGAAATAAGAATGAGGTTCATGGGAAAGGTAGAAATTGACAGAATCTTGAATAATGGGTGAAGTTTTGATTAAAGATAATTGTTTGAAGGTGATAGCCAGAACAAAAGCACAAATAAGAGTAATATTGGTTTGTTCCTCAAATAGCAAGTTCAAGTCAGTTGTAATTGGAAACTAATGAGAAGGTAAAATAGCAATATTAGAACAAAACACTAGTATTACTAACACCTTTAGTGTTTTATGTGTGAGAAACTTGACTAATCACTTATGCATTATTTAATCATGAAAGCCCTATGAGATTGATACTGTTATCTTTATATTAAAGAATGAGTCAACTATGACATAAGCTCatcaacttgcccaaggttacatacCCAAGAAAAAGTATTTGCACCAACGAAAATGAATGAACTGCTGCTACATGCCATGGCAAAAATGAATGTCACAAACATAATATTGAATTAGAAATCAAACACCAAAGAGTAACTTtcttatgatttcatttatagaaaGTTTTATCAGTGGGCCAAATGAATCTATAGTGGTATTAGGCTAGTAACTCCTTCAGGTAGTTGAGGCTATTGATGAGAGGAAGCACAAAGAGAGCTTCTAGAACTAGTAGTGTTCTGTTTCTTGGTCTGAATGAATGTTGCATGGGACTTTGCCTTGTGATAGTTCTAAACTGAGCTGTGCGTTTATGTTTTGTGTACTTTTCtataatgtatatgtaaaataacttttcaataaggaaatattttcaaaattaagacTATAAAGATAGAATGTCAGGATAGACAGTGACTATACAGATTATCTGTCAGACTCTCTGCACTCCCATTTCTGATGTGGAAACTTCAACTCATAACACTGAAATTACTTGGTCAATCTCTTATTCATCAGTTTTCTCATTAAGGTACTGTGTGTCTTGTATAAGATCATGCACAGGGTTAAAGGACAAAACAATTCACACATAACACCTGCCCTCATGGAATTTACtgtataatgataaagaaaaaatagcatattttaaaagtgatAGAATGTTTCCCTATACTGAAGGACTTATTTTATTAAGTGCCACAATCCCATAGCATCATGTTATTATCCATATCATACATACATTGTACATAGAAGTCCTCCTGAAATGTGTTAACCACTTTTTAAGATTGTCtgtttaattactttaaataaaatcccaaaatttaaaaactaggaaAAAATCTGTTTTTCCATTGAAAAACCAATATACTTTATATTTGAcaataatgtaaattatatagCAGCTAGccatttttccctttttaggTATGATTAGATGAAACTATACCAGAtttctattttttgcattttatttaaacatatatgaTGAAATAATGCTTACTGAAATAAATTTGTTAGTCATGTCATTGAATATGCCTTTTTTATCCTTAGGTTTTTGGTGCGTTAGCATCTGAGCCATTTAAAGTGAGCGATGGCTTTTATGGTACTGGAGAGACCTTTGTTTTTACATTCTGTCCAGAGTTTGAGGTAAGAACCactatttcaatattttgtttataaagaGATGGCAtaacatactgcccaaagcaatttatagattcagtgctattcccattaaactaccattgatattcttcacagaattaggaaaaactattttaaagttcatatggaacccaaaaagagcccaaatagccaagagaATGCTgagcataaagaacaaagctaCAGGCATCACGTTACGTGACATCAAAGTATACtacaggctacagtaaccaaaatagcatggtactggtataagaacagacacatagaccaatggaacagaatagagaactcagaaataagacctcacacctgtaaccatctgatttttgacaaacctgacaaaaaaaagcaatggagaaaggattccctatttaataaattgtactgggagaactggctagctatatgcagaaaattgaaactggaccccttctgtaaaccatatacaaacattaactcaagatgggttaaagacttaaatgtaaaacccaaaattataaaaaccctagaagaaaatctaggcaataccattcaggacatagatacgggcaaagatttcatgacaacaatgccaaaagcagttgcaacaaaagcaaaaattgacaaatgggatctaattaaagagcttctgtacagcaagataaactatcatcagagtgaacagacagcctacagaatgggagaaaatttttgcaatctatccatctgacaaaggtctaatatccagaatctacaaggaacttaagcaaatttgcaagaaaaaaatcaccattgaaaagtgggcaaagacacttttcaaaagaagacatacatgtggccaaaaaaacCTGTGAaataaagctcaacatcactgatcattagagacatgcagatcaaaaccacaatgaggtagcatctcacgccagtcagaatggctattattaaaaagtcaaataacaacagatgctggcaaggttgcagagaaaaaggaatgttttgttttgttgttgttgttgttgttgttgtttttgagacagagtcttgctgtgtcgcccaggctggagtgcagtggcatgattctcagctcagtgcagcctttgccttccaggttcaagcaattctcctgcctcagcctcccaggtagctgggattacaggtgtacaccaccatgcccagctaatttttgtatttttagtagagatggggttttgccatgttggtcaggctggtctcgaactcctgacctcaggtgagccaccatgcccaactgaaaAAGGGATgtttttaccctgttggtgggagtgtaaattagttcaactattatggaagacagtgtggcaattcctcaaagacctagaggtagaaataccacttgacccagcaaatcccattactgggtatttacccaaaggaatgtaagtcCTCCTAATATAAAGAttcatgcacacaaatgttcattgtagcgctattcacaatagcaaagacatggaatcaccctaaatgcccatcaatgatagactggataaagaaaatgtggtacatatacaccatgggatacacCACATATACCatacaaactaatgcaggaacagaaaactaaacaccacatgttctcacttataagaaagagttgaatgatgagaacacatggacacatttcAGGGGA
Protein-coding sequences here:
- the OXR1 gene encoding oxidation resistance protein 1 3 (3 is encoded by transcript variant 3), producing MSRLWYGKKGRRHQPINHKYTLVVSVAEYHRRIDALNTEELRTLCRRLQITTREDINSKQVAPVKADLESESFRPNLSDPSELLLPDQIEKLTKHLPPRTIGYPWTLVYGTGKHGTSLKTLYRTMTGLDTPVLMVIKDSDGQVFGALASEPFKVSDGFYGTGETFVFTFCPEFEVFKWTGDNMFFIKGDMDSLAFGGGGGEFALWLDGDLYHGRSHSCKTFGNRTLSKKEDFFIQDIEIWAFE
- the OXR1 gene encoding oxidation resistance protein 1 isoform X6, with amino-acid sequence MSRLWYGKKGRRHQPINHKYTLITTREDINSKQVAPVKADLESESFRPNLSDPSELLLPDQIEKLTKHLPPRTIGYPWTLVYGTGKHGTSLKTLYRTMTGLDTPVLMVIKDSDGQVFGALASEPFKVSDGFYGTGETFVFTFCPEFEVFKWTGDNMFFIKGDMDSLAFGGGGGEFALWLDGDLYHGRSHSCKTFGNRTLSKKEDFFIQDIEIWAFE